The genomic interval CCCTGACCGCCTGCGTAAGGACCCCAAGTGGAACTCGCCTACTACTCGGACTTCGCCGTGCGCCTGGTCAACAGCGAGGAGCCCCTCCGCGGCACCGACACGCTCACCTCCGTGGAGGCCGTCCGCGAGCTCTTCGGCGCCGGGGCGCAGGCCGCCCGGCGCGCCACGGACACGGACGTCACCCGTCTGCGGTCCGTACGGGCCCGGCTGCGCGGGGTGTTCGAGGCCGCGGCCGAGCACGACGAGGTCCGCGCGGTGGACCTGCTGAACGCGCTGCTGATGGAGTTCCCCGTCAGCCCGCAGATCTCCGGGCACGAGTTCCGCGACGACGACGGCCGCCCCAAGTGGCACATGCACATCGCCGACCACGCCGCGAGCGCGAGCGCCTCGTACACCGCGACCGCGTGCATGGGCCTGGCCGTCCATCTGACGGAGTACGGCGTCGACCGCCTCGGCATCTGCCAGGCCGCCCCCTGTCGCAACGCCTATCTGGACACCTCGACCAACCGCTCCCGCCGCTACTGCTCCGACCGCTGCGCCACCCGGGCGAACGTGGCCGCCTACCGCGCCCGCAAGCGCCTGGAGAGCCGGGCCGCCGAGGCGGCCGGCACGGCCCGCACCGGCCTGAGCGCCGAGCCCAGCCAGGACAGCAGCGCGCCCGCCGAGCGCTGACCCGCGCCGGGCGGCCGGCGCACCCGCAGCCAGGCACGGGCCACCACCAACTCGTCGGGCACCGTGCCGAACTCCCGGCTGTCGTTCTCCACCAGGGGGTTGTCCCCCATCACCCACCAGCCGCCCTCGCGCCGCTCGACGGCCCGCTTGACGATGAGCAGGTCCTGCCGGAACGGGTGGCGCACCACCACGACGTCACCCGGACGGACCACCGCCCCGTACTGGACGACCAGTTGGTCACCCGGGTTCAGCGTCGGCACCATCGACGGGTTGTGGACCTCGGCGAGCCCGATCCGCAGCAGTCCGCGACGCTCGCGGTCCAGCTCCTGCCCGCGCTCGTCCACTTGCTCCTGCACCACGGCACCTCCCGGTCCGTCTTCCTCCGCCTGTCCCACCGGTGCCGCGACGGCACCGGACCACTACCGGACTTTTGCCCCCGGGCCCCTTCCAGCACCCGGGAAAAGCCTTCCCACACCGAGTAATCTCGCACCTGAGAAGACGATCACGAGGAAGGACAGCTCTATGCTTTCCCGCCTGTTCGCCGCCAAAGTCCAGGTCAGCGCCCACTGCGACCTGCCCTGCGGTGTATACGACCCGGCCCAGGCCCGTATCGAGGCCGAGTCGGTCAAGGCAGTCCAGGAGAAGTACCAGGCCAACCAGGACCCGGACTTCCGTACCCGCGCCCTTGTCATCAAGGAACAGCGGGCGGAGCTGGCCAAGCACCATGTCTCGGTGCTGTGGAGCGACTACTTCAAGCCCCCGCACTTCGAGAAGTACCCCGAACTGCACCAGCTGGTCAACGACACGCTCAAGGCGCTGAGCGCGGCCAAGGCGTCGAACGACCCGAAGACGGGCGAGAAGGCGCTGGAGCTCATCGCCGAGATCGACAGGATCTTCCGGGAGACCAAGAAGGCCTGACGCGCGGAGCGAAGTCACAGAGAGGCCCGGCCGGTTCTCCGGCCGGGCCTCTTTCTTCGCACCCGTCCGGCCCCGAGAGGTCCGGACAGAGTCCTGTTCAAGGATTTGTTTCGAAGGTTCGTTCAATTCGAAGATTCGTTCAATACGACGCGGGCCGCGGGCACGCGTCAAAGGGGGGACATGTTCGACTTCTTCTTCCTCGCGCTGCCGGGGCTGATGGCGGCCGGCGGGATCGCGGGGATGGTCTGGGCGATCGTCCGGATGCGGCGGCTCAGGGCGGCGTGGCGCAGCGGCATCGAAGTGCCGGGCCGCTGCCTGCGGCTGTACGCGCGGACGGTCACCCGGCGGCGGGGCGCCCACTCCTCGTCCTCGACCGCCCTGCACCACGTGTACGAGTTCACGACGGCGGAGGGCGAGGTGCGGCGGTTCGAGGAGGCCGGCGGCTCCGCTACGGTGGTGGAGGGGGACGCCGTCGTCGTCCGCTACCCGGCGGGCCGGCCGGAGCGGGCCACCGCGCTGCCGCCCGGGGACGTCCGGACCCGGATCGGCATGGTCCTCCTGCTGGGCTTCCTGGCGGTGTTCGTCGCGGCCTGCGTCGGCTTCGGGGCGTTCTACCTGGGCGTGTTCAAGCCCGCGAAGGAGAAGGTCACGGAGCGGATCGAGGAGATACCCCGGACGACGGCGCCGCCGCGGCCGGCCGGGCCGCCGGATCCGGCAAACCCCGGGAAGGGGGCTCCGGAGGGCTTCCCGGCGGACATGCCCACAGGGCCGCCGGACGGCTTCCCCACGGGTGCTCCCTCCGGTTTCCCCACCGGCTTCCCCACCGGCGTTCCCTCCGGCTTCCCTTCGGACTTCCCTTCCGCCTTTCCTTCCACGGTCCCTTCCGGCTTCCCCGGACCGGCCCGCTGAGGCGGCCGTGGCGCACGGTCACCTCACGGTGGCGGCCACCACCCGGGCGAAGGCCCGTACCCGCTCGGTCCCGCCGTCCCGGTGCCGGATCAGGCCGAGGGCCGACTCGGGCAGGCCCGTGACGGGGACGAAGGTGATGTCGCGGCGGCCGTGGTACTCGGCGGTCGGCCCGCACAGCAGCATCCCGGCGCGGTTGGCCGCCGTCAGGGTGAGGCCCTCCTGGAGGGTGGTGACGGCGGGGCCCGGCGGGACCGGCCGACCGGCCGGCGTGACCGTCGGTGCCTGCGCCTCGCGCCAGTAGGCGGGCGCGGGGCCGGCCGGGGCGACGAGCGGGCAGCCGGCGAGGTCCTCCGCGGAGAGCTCGGCCCGCCCGGCCAGCGGGTGGCGCACCGAGAGGGCGAGGGCCTGCCGCTGCCGGGAGAAGACCGGGCCCACGACCAGCGCGGGCTCCGCCACCGGCAGCAGCACGACGGCCGTGTCGACCTCGCCCCGGCGCACCGCGCCGAACGGGTCCGAGAACGGGATCTCCACGATCTCCACCGCGCAGGCCGGATAGCGGTCCTGGAAGGCCGCGATCGCCTCCATGACCCCGCCGTCCGCGGTGCCCTGGAACCCCACCCGGAGCACCCCCTCGACGCCCCGGGCGGCGGCGCGGGCGTCCTCCACCGTGGCGCGGAGCCCGTCGTAGGCCGGGCGCAGGGCGGCGCGGAAGCTCTCGCCCAGCGGGGTGAGGGCGACCCGGCGGCTGGTGCGCTCGACGAGGCGGGCGCCGATCCGGCCCTCCAGGGAACGCAGCAGCTGGCTGACGCGGCTCTGCGACACGTACAGCCGCTCGCCGGCGCGGCCGAAGTGCAGTTCCTCGGCGAGGACGAGGAAACACTCCAGCTCCCGCAGGTCCATGCCGCTCACGGGCGCCCCTCCCCTGTCCGTTCCCGATCGATGAGTCTCCCTCATGGAAGGGTGAGGGATCGGGCGTTGTTCCCGGGGGCCCCGCTCCGGAGGCTGGGGCGCATGGTGAACGTGCGACAGAAGACGAGGGTGGCGGGGGGCCGGCCCGCCGTGGCGGCGGTGGCGGCCGGGACGTTCTCGGTGGTGACGACCGAGATGCTGCCGGTGGGGCTGCTCACCCCGATCGGGGAGGACCTGGGGGTGTCCGCCGGGACGGCGGGGCTGACGATGACGGTGCCCGGGCTGGTGGCGGCCGTGGCCGCCCCCGCGGTGACGCGCCTCGCGGGGCGGCTGGACCGGCGCCTGCTGCTGGTGGGGCTGATGGGGCTGCTGACGGTGGCGAACCTGCTGTCGGCCGCCGCCACGGGCATCGCGGTGCTGGTGGCGCTGCGGGTACTGGTGGGGGTGTGCATCGGCGGGGTCTGGGCGATCGCGGCCGGGCTGGCCGGCCGGCTCGTCCCCGAGCGGCAGGTGGGTCCGGCCACCTCCCTGATCTTCAGCGGGATAGCCGTGGCCTCGGTGCTCGGGGTGCCCGCGGGCACGGTGGTGGGCGCGGCGGGCGGCTGGCGGGCGGCCTTCCTGGCCATGGGCGCGGTGGCGCTGGCGGTGACGGCCGCCCTCGCGGTACTGCTGCCGCCGCTGCCGGCCCCGGAACCGGCCGGCGGCACGGCAAAGGCCCTGGGCCCGCTGCGCGCCGCGCCGGTACGGGTGGGGCTGCTGCTGGTCCTGCTGCTGGTGACGGGCCACTTCGCGGGCTACACGTTCGTACGCCCGCTCCTGGAGCGGGTCCCGGGGACGGACGCCGGGCTGATCGGCGGCCTCCTGGTGGCGTACGGCGTCGCGGGCGTGGCCGGCAACTTCCTCGCGGGCTCCACGATGACCCGCCGGCCGCGCGCCACCCTCCTGCTGATCGCCGCCGCCCTGGCGGTCGTGATGCCCGCGCTGGCGGTGGCCGGCGGCGGGGTCCTGGGCGCCACGGTGCTCGTGGTGCTGTGGGGGCTGGCGTACGGCGGGGTGTCGGTGGCGACGCAGAACCGCCTGATGGTGAGCGCGCCGCCGGGGACAGGAGAAGGAGTCTCGGCGCTGTTCGTGTCGGTCTTCAACCTGGCGATCTCGCTGGGGGCGCTGGTGGGCGGCCGGGTGGTGGACGCGGGGTCGGCGGCGGGGGCCGCGTGGGTCGGTGGGGCGCTGGCGCTGCTGGCGGTGGGGGTTGTGGGGGTGGGACGGGTGGGGCGGTAGCGGCTGGGGTGAGTGTGTGCGGCGGGCGGTGCGTGGGGGTGGGGTGCCGCTGCGCGGGGCCTTTTCCCCGGCCCCGCCCCTTCCCGCTGCATCCGATGTGCGGCTCCGCCTCGTGGCGGGGCTCCGCCCCCGGGCCCCCGTTCCGCGCTGACGCGCGGTGGCCTCAAACGCCGGCCGGGCTGAAAACCGGGCTGAATCCCGCCGGGGCCGGATCGTCGCGTGGGGTATCCCATGGACCGATTCGTCATGGGACGGCGATCCCTGGGTATGCGGCCGGTGGAGAACGAGAAGGAGCCGCACGATGGTCGTCATCGAATCCCCTTACGGGGACGCCGCCGGTGCCCGCCACGCGACGGCGGAGTTCCTGGCCCGCCACTGTCCCTGGGCCGATCCCGAGGCCGTCGTCCTGGTCGTGTCGGAGCTGGTCGCCAACGCCATCCGGCACACCGGTGGCTGGTGGCGGCTGTGCGTACGGGCCGTCCAGGGCCGCCTGGTGGTGGAGATCGCCGACGCCAGCCCGGAGCCGCCGGTACCGCGCGCCCCGGACCTGACCGGGGGCGGCGGGCTGGGCTGGCACATGGTCGAGAAGCTGGCCACGCACCTGGAAGTGGTGCGGCAGGGCGACGGCAAGGGCAAGACGGTACGGGCGACGTGGCTGCGGCCGGTGCTACCGCTGGCGGTCTGAGCGGTCACGGCTCGCGGCTCGGGGCTCCCCGCTCGCTCGGGGGCCCACCCGGACTCGGGGGCCCATTCGGAGGGGGCTCCGCTGCTCCGGTCGGGTCCGGGCTGCTCCGGACCGGAGCAGCAACCCGCTCAGCCCATTCGGTCCATTCGGTCCATTCGGTCCATTCGGTCCACTCGGTCCACTCGGTCCACTCGGTCCACTCGGTCCAGCCTCGCAGCTCGGCTTCGGCGGATCAACGACCGGCCCCGGCAACCTCCAGCCCGGCCGGCGTTTGAGGCCACCGCGCGTCAGCGCGGAACGGGGGCCCGGGGCGGAGCCCCCGGTTCGGGAAGGGGCGGGGCTGGGGAAAAGGCCCCGCGCAGCGGCACCCCCACGCACCCGCACCCGCACCCGCACCCGCACCCGCACCACCCGACCCACAAGCCAAGCGCCAGCGCTACCGAGCTCCCAGCAACCCCACCCGCAACCGCCCCAGAATCCGCGTCAGCAGCCGCGACACATGCATCTGCGAGATCCCCAGCTCCGCCCCGATCTCCGACTGCGTCATCTCCCCGCCGAACCGCATCCGCAGGATCTGCCGGTCCCGGTCGTCGAGCTCGGCGACCAGCGGTTTGAGTGCTTGCAGGTTCTCGACGCCCTCCAGGGCGGGGTCGACGTCGCCGAGCCGGTCGGCGAAGCTGTTGCCGACCTGGTCGGAGCCCTCGTCCACGGGCACGTCGATCGAGCCGGCGGTGTAGCCGTTGCTGGCCACGATGCCCTCGACGACCTCCTCGCGGCTCAGCCCGAGGTGCGCGGCGAGCTCGTCGGGGGTCGGCGAGTGGTCCAGTTCCTGGGAGAGCTCGCCGGTGGCCTTGGCCAGCTCGACCCGGAGTTCCTGGAGGCGCCGGGGCACGTGCACGGACCAGCTCGTGTCACGGAAGTGGCGCTTGATCTCACCGACGATGTACGGCACGGCGAAGGTGGTGAACTCCACCTCCCGCGACAGGTCGAAGCGGTCGATCGCCTTGATCAGGCCGATCGTGCCGACCTGGATGATGTCCTCCATCTGGTCGCCCCGGCTGCGGAAGCGGGAGGCGGCGAAGCGCACCAGCGAGAGGTTGATCTCGATCAGGGTGTTACGGGCGTACTGGTAGGCGTGGGTCCCCTCCTCCAGCTCGGCGAGCCGGTCGAAGAAGAGCCGCGACAGTTCGCGGGCGTCCCGTGGCGCCACCGTGGTCGCGTCCTCGATGTACGGCAGCCCCCCGACCGATGCCTCGAACCGCTGCGAGGCAGCCGTCGAACGCTCCGTCGCAACCGTGGATGCCGTGATGGTCACGTCGTCCTCCCCAGATCCGTTGGTGACGTCCCGCCGCCTACCCGGTGCCCTGGCGGGCATGCCTGCGGTTTTTCGCCGCGCGGAAGGGACGCGCGCGGAAACGGAAGCGCGGGGCTGCCGTCGCCGGCCGGTCACCAGGACTTTCCGCACCGGTCATCGGCGGGCGTGAGCATGCCG from Streptomyces albireticuli carries:
- a CDS encoding CGNR zinc finger domain-containing protein, with translation MELAYYSDFAVRLVNSEEPLRGTDTLTSVEAVRELFGAGAQAARRATDTDVTRLRSVRARLRGVFEAAAEHDEVRAVDLLNALLMEFPVSPQISGHEFRDDDGRPKWHMHIADHAASASASYTATACMGLAVHLTEYGVDRLGICQAAPCRNAYLDTSTNRSRRYCSDRCATRANVAAYRARKRLESRAAEAAGTARTGLSAEPSQDSSAPAER
- the sodX gene encoding nickel-type superoxide dismutase maturation protease, giving the protein MQEQVDERGQELDRERRGLLRIGLAEVHNPSMVPTLNPGDQLVVQYGAVVRPGDVVVVRHPFRQDLLIVKRAVERREGGWWVMGDNPLVENDSREFGTVPDELVVARAWLRVRRPPGAGQRSAGALLSWLGSALRPVRAVPAASAARLSRRLRAR
- the sodN gene encoding superoxide dismutase, Ni; translated protein: MLSRLFAAKVQVSAHCDLPCGVYDPAQARIEAESVKAVQEKYQANQDPDFRTRALVIKEQRAELAKHHVSVLWSDYFKPPHFEKYPELHQLVNDTLKALSAAKASNDPKTGEKALELIAEIDRIFRETKKA
- a CDS encoding DUF3592 domain-containing protein, whose product is MFDFFFLALPGLMAAGGIAGMVWAIVRMRRLRAAWRSGIEVPGRCLRLYARTVTRRRGAHSSSSTALHHVYEFTTAEGEVRRFEEAGGSATVVEGDAVVVRYPAGRPERATALPPGDVRTRIGMVLLLGFLAVFVAACVGFGAFYLGVFKPAKEKVTERIEEIPRTTAPPRPAGPPDPANPGKGAPEGFPADMPTGPPDGFPTGAPSGFPTGFPTGVPSGFPSDFPSAFPSTVPSGFPGPAR
- a CDS encoding LysR family transcriptional regulator, translated to MDLRELECFLVLAEELHFGRAGERLYVSQSRVSQLLRSLEGRIGARLVERTSRRVALTPLGESFRAALRPAYDGLRATVEDARAAARGVEGVLRVGFQGTADGGVMEAIAAFQDRYPACAVEIVEIPFSDPFGAVRRGEVDTAVVLLPVAEPALVVGPVFSRQRQALALSVRHPLAGRAELSAEDLAGCPLVAPAGPAPAYWREAQAPTVTPAGRPVPPGPAVTTLQEGLTLTAANRAGMLLCGPTAEYHGRRDITFVPVTGLPESALGLIRHRDGGTERVRAFARVVAATVR
- a CDS encoding MFS transporter; its protein translation is MVNVRQKTRVAGGRPAVAAVAAGTFSVVTTEMLPVGLLTPIGEDLGVSAGTAGLTMTVPGLVAAVAAPAVTRLAGRLDRRLLLVGLMGLLTVANLLSAAATGIAVLVALRVLVGVCIGGVWAIAAGLAGRLVPERQVGPATSLIFSGIAVASVLGVPAGTVVGAAGGWRAAFLAMGAVALAVTAALAVLLPPLPAPEPAGGTAKALGPLRAAPVRVGLLLVLLLVTGHFAGYTFVRPLLERVPGTDAGLIGGLLVAYGVAGVAGNFLAGSTMTRRPRATLLLIAAALAVVMPALAVAGGGVLGATVLVVLWGLAYGGVSVATQNRLMVSAPPGTGEGVSALFVSVFNLAISLGALVGGRVVDAGSAAGAAWVGGALALLAVGVVGVGRVGR
- a CDS encoding ATP-binding protein → MVVIESPYGDAAGARHATAEFLARHCPWADPEAVVLVVSELVANAIRHTGGWWRLCVRAVQGRLVVEIADASPEPPVPRAPDLTGGGGLGWHMVEKLATHLEVVRQGDGKGKTVRATWLRPVLPLAV
- a CDS encoding RNA polymerase sigma factor SigF; the encoded protein is MTASTVATERSTAASQRFEASVGGLPYIEDATTVAPRDARELSRLFFDRLAELEEGTHAYQYARNTLIEINLSLVRFAASRFRSRGDQMEDIIQVGTIGLIKAIDRFDLSREVEFTTFAVPYIVGEIKRHFRDTSWSVHVPRRLQELRVELAKATGELSQELDHSPTPDELAAHLGLSREEVVEGIVASNGYTAGSIDVPVDEGSDQVGNSFADRLGDVDPALEGVENLQALKPLVAELDDRDRQILRMRFGGEMTQSEIGAELGISQMHVSRLLTRILGRLRVGLLGAR